The following DNA comes from Desulfuromonadales bacterium.
CCGAAACGTGAATTGTGTCTGGCCGGTTGCAAACAAAATTTTAAAGGACACAGTATACATAATAGATGATGGATTTCCAAGGGGAAAGGCCAGGTCGCCACCCCTGCGCCGCCCGGTGAATTTTTAGCCAAATTTTCGAAATATTTTACTTTTATATTTTTGATAAATTTGCTAAAGACCATCCAATTGAAAAAAACAGGGGGATTCCCTCATCTGGACCATTCTTCCCGACAGGTAAAAACGGCGGTCGGCCCATTTCCCATCGACTCTGCAACCCGTCGCGGCGGAGCCGGGCGACCCGATCCCATTCCATCAAGGAGATGACATGATCCACGCCAGAGATCTGGGGCTGAAGAGCGTCGGCAAAATCTTCCACAACCTAGGCTATGACGACCTCTTCGAGCACGAATCGGGGAATGCCGAAGGTCGGGTCGCCGCCAACGGGACGATGATGGTCGACACCGGCAAGTTCACCGGCCGCTCGCCCAAGGACAAGTACTTCGTCCATCAGCTCCCCTCCTTCCAGAATATCGCCTGGGGCAAGCTCAATCAGCCGGTAGCGCCGGAAGTCTTCGACGAGCTGCATGCCGAGGTGCTCGACTACCTCTCGGGCAAAGACCTGTACGTCGCCGACGGCTTCTGCGGCGCCAACGAGAAGACCCGCAAGTCGGTGCGTTTCGTCACCGAATTCGCCTGGCAGTCGCACTTCGTCAAGAACATGTTCATCCGCCCCGGGGGCGCGGACCTGGCGGGCTTTGCCCCCAACTTCACGGTCTACAACGCCAGCAATCTGCCGAACCGCAACTGGGAGCGCCACGGCCTCAACTCCGAAGTATTCATCGTCTTCAACATCGAGAAAAACGTCGCCATCATTGGCGGCACCTGGTACGGCGGCGAGATGAAGAAGGGCATCTTCACCATGATGAACTACTGGCTGCCGCTGCAGGGGATCCTCTCCATGCACTGCAGCGCCAACGTCGGCAAGCAGGGCGACGTCTGCCTCTTCTTCGGCCTCTCCGGAACCGGCAAGACCACCCTCTCCACCGACGCTACCCGCAAGCTGATCGGCGACGACGAGCACGGCTGGGACGACGACGGCATCTTCAACTTCGAAGGAGGCTGCTACGCCAAGTGCATCAACCTTTCCGCCGAGAGCGAGCCGGAGATCTTCGGCGCCATCCGCCGCAATGCCCTGCTCGAGAACGTCGTCGCCGACGAGAGCGGGCTGATCGATTTCGATGACCAGTCCAAGACCGAAAACACCCGCGTCTCCTATCCCATCGAGCACATCGCCAACCACGAGCCCTCCCTCAGGGCCGGCCATCCGAAGAACATCATCTTTCTGACCTGCGACGCCTTCGGCGTCTTGCCGCCGATTTCCAAGCTGACCCGCGAGCAGGCGATGTACTATTTCCTCTCCGGCTACACCGCCAAGGTCGCCGGCACCGAGCGCGGCGTCACCGAACCGACGGCAACCTTCTCCGCCTGCTTCGGCGAGGCCTTCCTGCCGCTGCACCCCACCGCCTACGCCCGCCTGCTCGGCGAGAAGATGGCGAAGCACGGGGTCAACGCCTACCTGGTGAACACCGGCTGGAGCGGCGGCGGCTACGGCGTCGGCAAGCGCATGAGCATCAAGGCGACCCGCGCCTGCATCAACGCCATTCTCGACGGCGGCATCGAGGCGGCGGAGTTCGAGCAGACCCGCTGGTTCCGGCTCAACATTCCCAAGGTCCTGCCGGGCGTCGACAGCGGCCTGCTCAACCCGCGCAACGCCTGGGCGGACAAGGAAAAGTACGACGCCACCGCCAACAAGCTCGCCGGCATGTTCATCGAGAACTTCAAGAAATACGTCGTCGCCGGCGACGACTTCGATTTCACCAAGGCCGGTCCGCAGATGTAGGCTGTGCGGCGACGGAGATTCGACAGGGGCGGTTCCCGGGGGAGCCGCCCCTTTTCTGTTATGCTGAAGCAGAACCTGTCTTGCCGGAGAGTGGAGTGCCAAGGTGTGCCTGATTCTGTTCGCCCATAAGGTTCATCCCGACTACCCGCTGGTCCTGG
Coding sequences within:
- the pckA gene encoding phosphoenolpyruvate carboxykinase (ATP) — protein: MIHARDLGLKSVGKIFHNLGYDDLFEHESGNAEGRVAANGTMMVDTGKFTGRSPKDKYFVHQLPSFQNIAWGKLNQPVAPEVFDELHAEVLDYLSGKDLYVADGFCGANEKTRKSVRFVTEFAWQSHFVKNMFIRPGGADLAGFAPNFTVYNASNLPNRNWERHGLNSEVFIVFNIEKNVAIIGGTWYGGEMKKGIFTMMNYWLPLQGILSMHCSANVGKQGDVCLFFGLSGTGKTTLSTDATRKLIGDDEHGWDDDGIFNFEGGCYAKCINLSAESEPEIFGAIRRNALLENVVADESGLIDFDDQSKTENTRVSYPIEHIANHEPSLRAGHPKNIIFLTCDAFGVLPPISKLTREQAMYYFLSGYTAKVAGTERGVTEPTATFSACFGEAFLPLHPTAYARLLGEKMAKHGVNAYLVNTGWSGGGYGVGKRMSIKATRACINAILDGGIEAAEFEQTRWFRLNIPKVLPGVDSGLLNPRNAWADKEKYDATANKLAGMFIENFKKYVVAGDDFDFTKAGPQM